One region of Pieris rapae chromosome Z, ilPieRapa1.1, whole genome shotgun sequence genomic DNA includes:
- the LOC111003351 gene encoding potassium voltage-gated channel protein Shaker isoform X3: MFAGGGAGFQKQSKPPWENASEISHSWSLPKLYNQEEEQGKPPQSGVVTFEPIDHDHDLCERVVINISGLRFETQLRTLNQFPETLLGDPARRIRYFDPIRNEYFFDRNRPSFDAILYYYQSGGRLRRPVNVPLDVFSEEIKFYELGEQATNKFREDEGFIKEEEKPLPSNERQRKIWLLFEYPESSQAARVVAIISVFVILLSIVIFCLETLPEFKHYKVYNTTTNGTKIEEDEVPDITDPFFLIETLCIIWFTFELIVRFLACPNKFNFFRDVMNIIDIIAIIPYFITLATVVAEEEDTLNLPRAPVSPQDKSTNQAMSLAILRVIRLVRVFRIFKLSRHSKGLQILGRTLKASMRELGLLIFFLFIGVVLFSSAVYFAEAGSENSFFKSIPDAFWWAVVTMTTVGYGDMTPVGVWGKIVGSLCAIAGVLTIALPVPVIVSNFNYFYHRETDQEEMQSQNFNHVTSCPYLPGTLGEPYLVSGPIKKSSVSDDSSSDMMELEESALVTDPHLETNLRRLREEGRLLLEQKKVMEAAGTSDDIATLELLDAIRLNQIKQQELGKQQAALAKRNSRAHCMDARRDQRRRTQCNVRINQLHSASAPESIETDV, encoded by the exons GTCGCTGCCAAAACTATACAACCAAGAAGAAGAACAAGGGAAGCCGCCTCAAAGCGGTGTCGTCACCTTTGAGCCGATTGATCATGATCATGACTTATGCGAGAGAGTCGTGATCAAC ATAAGCGGTCTCAGGTTTGAAACTCAACTAAGGACACTTAACCAATTCCCGGAAACGCTGCTGGGAGACCCAGCACGAAGAATAAGATACTTTGACCCAATACG GAATGAATACTTCTTCGACAGAAACAGACCATCTTTCGACGCCATTCTGTATTACTACCAGAGTGGTGGTCGACTGCGAAGACCCGTCAACGTACCACTCGATGTCTTCTCTGAGGAAATCAAATTCTACGAACTCGGAGAACAGGCCACAAACAAATTCCG cGAGGATGAAGGTTTCATCAAGGAAGAGGAGAAGCCTCTGCCTTCCAATGAACGGCAGCGCAAAATCTGGCTGCTCTTCGAATACCCTGAGAGCTCCCAGGCTGCCCGTGTTGTTGCTATCATTTCGGTGTTCGTGATCCTCCTTTCCATCGTCATTTTCTGCCTTGAAACACTGCCAGAATTCAAGCACTACAAAGTTTACAACACTACCACCAATGGCACCAAGATTGAAGAGGATGAGGTCCCCGATATCACCGACCCATTCTTCTTAATAGAAACCTTGTGTATCATCTGGTTTACGTTCGAGTTGATTGTGAGATTTTTAGCATGTCCGAACAAATTTAACTTCTTCAGAGACGTGATGAACATAATAGATATCATAGCTATTATTCCCTACTTCATCACGCTTGCTACCGTCGTTGCTGAAGAAGAGGACACGCTAAATCTGCCTCGAGCTCCGGTATCCCCTCAAGACAAGTCCACGAATCAAGCGATGAGCTTAGCAATCCTGAGAGTGATTCGTCTTGTTCGAGTCTTCCGGATCTTCAAGCTCTCTCGTCATTCCAAGGGTCTGCAAATTTTAGGACGTACCCTCAAAGCATCTATGAGAGAACTCGGACTGTTAATATTCTTTCTCTTCATCG GTGTGGTGCTGTTTTCGTCTGCGGTGTACTTCGCGGAAGCGGGAAGCGAAAATAGCTTCTTCAAATCGATACCTGATGCGTTTTGGTGGGCGGTCGTTACCATGACGACCGTGGGATACGGAGACATGAC GCCTGTTGGAGTTTGGGGAAAAATCGTGGGGTCTTTGTGTGCAATTGCTGGTGTACTTACCATCGCACTGCCTGTGCCCGTCATCGTGTCCAACTTTAACTACTTCTACCACCGTGAAACTGATCAGGAGGAGATGCAGTCGCAGAACTTCAACCATGTTACCAGTTGTCCGTACTTACCAGGAACCCTGGGCGAACCATACTTAG TTTCAGGACCAATCAAGAAGTCCTCAGTTAGCGATGACTCATCATCCGATATGATGGAATTAGAGGAATCGGCTCTAGTAACTGATCCCCACTTGGAGACCAACCTTCGGCGGTTACGTGAGGAAGGAAGGTTGCTCCTTGAGCAGAAAAAGGTCATGGAGGCTGCTGGTACTAGTGATGATATCGCAACCCTAGAACTACTTGATGCAATACGGCTGAATCAG ATAAAACAACAAGAGCTGGGGAAGCAACAAGCTGCATTGGCGAAGCGCAATTCCCGAGCCCACTGCATGGACGCACGCCGTGACCAGCGCAGGCGCACCCAATGCAACGTACGAATCAACCAATTGCATAGCGCGAGTGCACCTGAATCTATAGAAACAGACGTCTGA
- the LOC111003351 gene encoding potassium voltage-gated channel protein Shaker isoform X1 — MAAVAGLYGLGDEQRGRHRRGQINAERSESRDDNTEASLPKLYNQEEEQGKPPQSGVVTFEPIDHDHDLCERVVINISGLRFETQLRTLNQFPETLLGDPARRIRYFDPIRNEYFFDRNRPSFDAILYYYQSGGRLRRPVNVPLDVFSEEIKFYELGEQATNKFREDEGFIKEEEKPLPSNERQRKIWLLFEYPESSQAARVVAIISVFVILLSIVIFCLETLPEFKHYKVYNTTTNGTKIEEDEVPDITDPFFLIETLCIIWFTFELIVRFLACPNKFNFFRDVMNIIDIIAIIPYFITLATVVAEEEDTLNLPRAPVSPQDKSTNQAMSLAILRVIRLVRVFRIFKLSRHSKGLQILGRTLKASMRELGLLIFFLFIGVVLFSSAVYFAEAGSENSFFKSIPDAFWWAVVTMTTVGYGDMTPVGVWGKIVGSLCAIAGVLTIALPVPVIVSNFNYFYHRETDQEEMQSQNFNHVTSCPYLPGTLGEPYLVSGPIKKSSVSDDSSSDMMELEESALVTDPHLETNLRRLREEGRLLLEQKKVMEAAGTSDDIATLELLDAIRLNQIKQQELGKQQAALAKRNSRAHCMDARRDQRRRTQCNVRINQLHSASAPESIETDV, encoded by the exons GTCGCTGCCAAAACTATACAACCAAGAAGAAGAACAAGGGAAGCCGCCTCAAAGCGGTGTCGTCACCTTTGAGCCGATTGATCATGATCATGACTTATGCGAGAGAGTCGTGATCAAC ATAAGCGGTCTCAGGTTTGAAACTCAACTAAGGACACTTAACCAATTCCCGGAAACGCTGCTGGGAGACCCAGCACGAAGAATAAGATACTTTGACCCAATACG GAATGAATACTTCTTCGACAGAAACAGACCATCTTTCGACGCCATTCTGTATTACTACCAGAGTGGTGGTCGACTGCGAAGACCCGTCAACGTACCACTCGATGTCTTCTCTGAGGAAATCAAATTCTACGAACTCGGAGAACAGGCCACAAACAAATTCCG cGAGGATGAAGGTTTCATCAAGGAAGAGGAGAAGCCTCTGCCTTCCAATGAACGGCAGCGCAAAATCTGGCTGCTCTTCGAATACCCTGAGAGCTCCCAGGCTGCCCGTGTTGTTGCTATCATTTCGGTGTTCGTGATCCTCCTTTCCATCGTCATTTTCTGCCTTGAAACACTGCCAGAATTCAAGCACTACAAAGTTTACAACACTACCACCAATGGCACCAAGATTGAAGAGGATGAGGTCCCCGATATCACCGACCCATTCTTCTTAATAGAAACCTTGTGTATCATCTGGTTTACGTTCGAGTTGATTGTGAGATTTTTAGCATGTCCGAACAAATTTAACTTCTTCAGAGACGTGATGAACATAATAGATATCATAGCTATTATTCCCTACTTCATCACGCTTGCTACCGTCGTTGCTGAAGAAGAGGACACGCTAAATCTGCCTCGAGCTCCGGTATCCCCTCAAGACAAGTCCACGAATCAAGCGATGAGCTTAGCAATCCTGAGAGTGATTCGTCTTGTTCGAGTCTTCCGGATCTTCAAGCTCTCTCGTCATTCCAAGGGTCTGCAAATTTTAGGACGTACCCTCAAAGCATCTATGAGAGAACTCGGACTGTTAATATTCTTTCTCTTCATCG GTGTGGTGCTGTTTTCGTCTGCGGTGTACTTCGCGGAAGCGGGAAGCGAAAATAGCTTCTTCAAATCGATACCTGATGCGTTTTGGTGGGCGGTCGTTACCATGACGACCGTGGGATACGGAGACATGAC GCCTGTTGGAGTTTGGGGAAAAATCGTGGGGTCTTTGTGTGCAATTGCTGGTGTACTTACCATCGCACTGCCTGTGCCCGTCATCGTGTCCAACTTTAACTACTTCTACCACCGTGAAACTGATCAGGAGGAGATGCAGTCGCAGAACTTCAACCATGTTACCAGTTGTCCGTACTTACCAGGAACCCTGGGCGAACCATACTTAG TTTCAGGACCAATCAAGAAGTCCTCAGTTAGCGATGACTCATCATCCGATATGATGGAATTAGAGGAATCGGCTCTAGTAACTGATCCCCACTTGGAGACCAACCTTCGGCGGTTACGTGAGGAAGGAAGGTTGCTCCTTGAGCAGAAAAAGGTCATGGAGGCTGCTGGTACTAGTGATGATATCGCAACCCTAGAACTACTTGATGCAATACGGCTGAATCAG ATAAAACAACAAGAGCTGGGGAAGCAACAAGCTGCATTGGCGAAGCGCAATTCCCGAGCCCACTGCATGGACGCACGCCGTGACCAGCGCAGGCGCACCCAATGCAACGTACGAATCAACCAATTGCATAGCGCGAGTGCACCTGAATCTATAGAAACAGACGTCTGA
- the LOC111003351 gene encoding potassium voltage-gated channel protein Shaker isoform X4 yields the protein MAAVAGLYGLGDEQRGRHRRGQINAERSESRDDNTEASLPKLYNQEEEQGKPPQSGVVTFEPIDHDHDLCERVVINISGLRFETQLRTLNQFPETLLGDPARRIRYFDPIRNEYFFDRNRPSFDAILYYYQSGGRLRRPVNVPLDVFSEEIKFYELGEQATNKFREDEGFIKEEEKPLPSNERQRKIWLLFEYPESSQAARVVAIISVFVILLSIVIFCLETLPEFKHYKVYNTTTNGTKIEEDEVPDITDPFFLIETLCIIWFTFELIVRFLACPNKFNFFRDVMNIIDIIAIIPYFITLATVVAEEEDTLNLPRAPVSPQDKSTNQAMSLAILRVIRLVRVFRIFKLSRHSKGLQILGRTLKASMRELGLLIFFLFIGVVLFSSAVYFAEAGSENSFFKSIPDAFWWAVVTMTTVGYGDMTPVGVWGKIVGSLCAIAGVLTIALPVPVIVSNFNYFYHRETDQEEMQSQNFNHVTSCPYLPGTLGEPYLGKDDDRDELFDQ from the exons GTCGCTGCCAAAACTATACAACCAAGAAGAAGAACAAGGGAAGCCGCCTCAAAGCGGTGTCGTCACCTTTGAGCCGATTGATCATGATCATGACTTATGCGAGAGAGTCGTGATCAAC ATAAGCGGTCTCAGGTTTGAAACTCAACTAAGGACACTTAACCAATTCCCGGAAACGCTGCTGGGAGACCCAGCACGAAGAATAAGATACTTTGACCCAATACG GAATGAATACTTCTTCGACAGAAACAGACCATCTTTCGACGCCATTCTGTATTACTACCAGAGTGGTGGTCGACTGCGAAGACCCGTCAACGTACCACTCGATGTCTTCTCTGAGGAAATCAAATTCTACGAACTCGGAGAACAGGCCACAAACAAATTCCG cGAGGATGAAGGTTTCATCAAGGAAGAGGAGAAGCCTCTGCCTTCCAATGAACGGCAGCGCAAAATCTGGCTGCTCTTCGAATACCCTGAGAGCTCCCAGGCTGCCCGTGTTGTTGCTATCATTTCGGTGTTCGTGATCCTCCTTTCCATCGTCATTTTCTGCCTTGAAACACTGCCAGAATTCAAGCACTACAAAGTTTACAACACTACCACCAATGGCACCAAGATTGAAGAGGATGAGGTCCCCGATATCACCGACCCATTCTTCTTAATAGAAACCTTGTGTATCATCTGGTTTACGTTCGAGTTGATTGTGAGATTTTTAGCATGTCCGAACAAATTTAACTTCTTCAGAGACGTGATGAACATAATAGATATCATAGCTATTATTCCCTACTTCATCACGCTTGCTACCGTCGTTGCTGAAGAAGAGGACACGCTAAATCTGCCTCGAGCTCCGGTATCCCCTCAAGACAAGTCCACGAATCAAGCGATGAGCTTAGCAATCCTGAGAGTGATTCGTCTTGTTCGAGTCTTCCGGATCTTCAAGCTCTCTCGTCATTCCAAGGGTCTGCAAATTTTAGGACGTACCCTCAAAGCATCTATGAGAGAACTCGGACTGTTAATATTCTTTCTCTTCATCG GTGTGGTGCTGTTTTCGTCTGCGGTGTACTTCGCGGAAGCGGGAAGCGAAAATAGCTTCTTCAAATCGATACCTGATGCGTTTTGGTGGGCGGTCGTTACCATGACGACCGTGGGATACGGAGACATGAC GCCTGTTGGAGTTTGGGGAAAAATCGTGGGGTCTTTGTGTGCAATTGCTGGTGTACTTACCATCGCACTGCCTGTGCCCGTCATCGTGTCCAACTTTAACTACTTCTACCACCGTGAAACTGATCAGGAGGAGATGCAGTCGCAGAACTTCAACCATGTTACCAGTTGTCCGTACTTACCAGGAACCCTGGGCGAACCATACTTAG gaAAGGATGATGATCGTGACGAGCTCTTTGATCAATAA
- the LOC111003351 gene encoding potassium voltage-gated channel protein Shaker isoform X2, translating to MAAVAGLYGLGDEQRGRHRRGQINAERSESRDDNTEASLPKLYNQEEEQGKPPQSGVVTFEPIDHDHDLCERVVINISGLRFETQLRTLNQFPETLLGDPARRIRYFDPIRNEYFFDRNRPSFDAILYYYQSGGRLRRPVNVPLDVFSEEIKFYELGEQATNKFREDEGFIKEEEKPLPSNERQRKIWLLFEYPESSQAARVVAIISVFVILLSIVIFCLETLPEFKHYKVYNTTTNGTKIEEDEVPDITDPFFLIETLCIIWFTFELIVRFLACPNKFNFFRDVMNIIDIIAIIPYFITLATVVAEEEDTLNLPRAPVSPQDKSTNQAMSLAILRVIRLVRVFRIFKLSRHSKGLQILGRTLKASMRELGLLIFFLFIGVVVFSSTVYFAEKDRPDSNFSSIPDAFWWAVITMTTVGYGDMRPVGVWGKIVGSLCAIAGVLTIALPVPVIVSNFNYFYHRETDQEEMQSQNFNHVTSCPYLPGTLGEPYLVSGPIKKSSVSDDSSSDMMELEESALVTDPHLETNLRRLREEGRLLLEQKKVMEAAGTSDDIATLELLDAIRLNQIKQQELGKQQAALAKRNSRAHCMDARRDQRRRTQCNVRINQLHSASAPESIETDV from the exons GTCGCTGCCAAAACTATACAACCAAGAAGAAGAACAAGGGAAGCCGCCTCAAAGCGGTGTCGTCACCTTTGAGCCGATTGATCATGATCATGACTTATGCGAGAGAGTCGTGATCAAC ATAAGCGGTCTCAGGTTTGAAACTCAACTAAGGACACTTAACCAATTCCCGGAAACGCTGCTGGGAGACCCAGCACGAAGAATAAGATACTTTGACCCAATACG GAATGAATACTTCTTCGACAGAAACAGACCATCTTTCGACGCCATTCTGTATTACTACCAGAGTGGTGGTCGACTGCGAAGACCCGTCAACGTACCACTCGATGTCTTCTCTGAGGAAATCAAATTCTACGAACTCGGAGAACAGGCCACAAACAAATTCCG cGAGGATGAAGGTTTCATCAAGGAAGAGGAGAAGCCTCTGCCTTCCAATGAACGGCAGCGCAAAATCTGGCTGCTCTTCGAATACCCTGAGAGCTCCCAGGCTGCCCGTGTTGTTGCTATCATTTCGGTGTTCGTGATCCTCCTTTCCATCGTCATTTTCTGCCTTGAAACACTGCCAGAATTCAAGCACTACAAAGTTTACAACACTACCACCAATGGCACCAAGATTGAAGAGGATGAGGTCCCCGATATCACCGACCCATTCTTCTTAATAGAAACCTTGTGTATCATCTGGTTTACGTTCGAGTTGATTGTGAGATTTTTAGCATGTCCGAACAAATTTAACTTCTTCAGAGACGTGATGAACATAATAGATATCATAGCTATTATTCCCTACTTCATCACGCTTGCTACCGTCGTTGCTGAAGAAGAGGACACGCTAAATCTGCCTCGAGCTCCGGTATCCCCTCAAGACAAGTCCACGAATCAAGCGATGAGCTTAGCAATCCTGAGAGTGATTCGTCTTGTTCGAGTCTTCCGGATCTTCAAGCTCTCTCGTCATTCCAAGGGTCTGCAAATTTTAGGACGTACCCTCAAAGCATCTATGAGAGAACTCGGACTGTTAATATTCTTTCTCTTCATCG GCGTGGTTGTTTTCTCCAGTACCGTATATTTTGCTGAAAAAGATCGGCCCGATTCAAATTTCTCTTCTATACCGGACGCGTTCTGGTGGGCGGTTATAACTATGACCACGGTTGGCTATGGGGACATGAG GCCTGTTGGAGTTTGGGGAAAAATCGTGGGGTCTTTGTGTGCAATTGCTGGTGTACTTACCATCGCACTGCCTGTGCCCGTCATCGTGTCCAACTTTAACTACTTCTACCACCGTGAAACTGATCAGGAGGAGATGCAGTCGCAGAACTTCAACCATGTTACCAGTTGTCCGTACTTACCAGGAACCCTGGGCGAACCATACTTAG TTTCAGGACCAATCAAGAAGTCCTCAGTTAGCGATGACTCATCATCCGATATGATGGAATTAGAGGAATCGGCTCTAGTAACTGATCCCCACTTGGAGACCAACCTTCGGCGGTTACGTGAGGAAGGAAGGTTGCTCCTTGAGCAGAAAAAGGTCATGGAGGCTGCTGGTACTAGTGATGATATCGCAACCCTAGAACTACTTGATGCAATACGGCTGAATCAG ATAAAACAACAAGAGCTGGGGAAGCAACAAGCTGCATTGGCGAAGCGCAATTCCCGAGCCCACTGCATGGACGCACGCCGTGACCAGCGCAGGCGCACCCAATGCAACGTACGAATCAACCAATTGCATAGCGCGAGTGCACCTGAATCTATAGAAACAGACGTCTGA